CGCGGCCAGCAGCCATACTACTACGATATTGAGTTTGAAAAGCGCGGCGGTACTCGCCACTGGGTCGGCTGGGGTGATGCCTGGCCGGGCATGATCAAAGACAAATCCTACACCCATGCGCATAAACCGCTTTCCGAACAACACGAAGCGGTCGGCCATGCCGTACGTTCGGTGTACCTGATGACCGGGCTGGCGCACATCGCGCGCATGACGCACGATGAAGAAAAGCGCCAGACCTGTCTGCGTATCTGGGACAATATGGTGCAGCGCCGGATGTACATCACCGGCGGCATTGGTTCACAAGGGATTGGCGAAGCCTTCACCAGCGACTACGACCTGCCGAACGACACCGCCTACGGTGAAAGCTGCGCCTCGATTGGCCTGATGATGTTCGCCCGCCGCATGTTAGAAATGGAGGGTGACGCCCATTACGCCGACGTGATGGAGCGCGCGTTCTACAATACGGTGCTCGGCGGGATGGCGCTGGACGGTAAGCATTTCTTCTACGTCAACCCGCTGGAGACGCACCCGAAAAGCATTCCGCATAACCATATCTACGATCACATCAAACCGGTTCGTCAGCGCTGGTTCGGCTGCGCCTGCTGCCCGCCGAATATTGCGCGCACGCTGGTTGCTATCGGTCACTACATTTTCACTCCACGCCCCGATGCGCTGTTTATCAACTTCTACGCCGGTAGCGAAGCGCAGTTCACGGTGAACGAGCAGACGCTGGCGCTCAAAATCGAGGGCAACTACCCGTGGGATGAAGAAGTAAACATTCGCTTTACGCATCCGCAGGCGGTCGAGCACACCCTGGCGCTGCGCCTGCCGGAGTGGTGCGAAGCGTCGAAGGTGCTGGTGAATGGTGAGGCCGCACAGGATGACATCATCAAAGGCTACCTGCATCTGCACCGCCAGTGGCAGGAAGGCGACGTGATTACGCTGCACCTGCCGATGACCATTCGCCGCATCTACGCCAACCCGCTGGTGCGCCATGCGGCGGGAAAAGTGGCAATCCAGCGCGGGCCCCTGGTGTACTGTCTGGAGGAGGCCGATAACGGTAGCGAGCTGCATAATCTGTCGCTGCCTAAAGCGAGTGCGTTCCGTGAGATTCCGGGCGTGGGCGTACTGAAGGGCAAGCTCCTGTTGCAGGCGGAAGGGCTACGCGTGCTCACAGCGCAGGAGGACAAGCCACTATACAGTTTTGATAATCGCCAGACGGCGGTTGAGAAGCAGACGCTAACCTTCATTCCGTGGTTTAGCTGGGCCAACCGCGGCGAAGGCGAAATGCGGATTTGGGTCGACGAGACTTAAAACAGAGGCGTTCCCGCCTGTCGGGAACGCCTTTTTATCATACAGTTGGTTTTAAATAAAACCATGACACAACAATGATGCCCATCAATACCAGCTCAATGAGCATAATCAGCCCACCTTGCCCGCTAAACCAGGTACCAATGATTATCGCGATATTAGTGATGATGACAAACCAAGCCAACCACGGGAACAATAGTGATCGATAGCTGACCAGACTTGCGGGATACACTCCGCGATTTACCGCCTGCCGAAAACGGAACTGACACCAACCGATAACTATCCACGCAAGGCAACCCACTTGCCCGGTACTGGCAATTAAATAGAGATAAAACTGCTGAGCGGGAATATAACGTGTCAGCATCGACACCAGAGCTAAAAGCACCGTCAGTAAAATAGCGTTAACCGGCACGCCGCTACCGCTTAATTTACCAAATCGTGCAGGGGCAAATCGGGAGCCCGCCATCGACCATAGCATACGTGAACTGGCATAGATTGCTGAGTTCGCTGCTGAAACAGCTGCGGAAAAAATGACCAGCTGCATAAGAACATCAGCCCCAGGAATACCGACATGTGAGAATACCCAGACGAAGGGACTATTTCCATCAGGTACTTTTCCATGTGGATAAACCAGCGCCAGAACAGCAATCGCCAGACCATAAAACAGGATAATTCGCAGACCAATGCCCTGAATAACCTTCGGCAGCACTGAGTGCGGCGATTCCGTTTCTCCTGCCGCGCTTCCTACCAGTTCCACCCCCTGAAATGAATAGATGACTATCGTCATGCAAACCAGAATTTGCTCCCATCCGTTGGGAAACCACAAACCATCACTTTTCAGCGTCGGATGCCAGTTTGCATCTCCTGAGAGAGAGAAAATCATGACGCCACCTGCCACAATGAAAAGCACTATTGCAAAAACCTTAAGCGCTGATAGCCAGTATTCACATTCACCGAAACTTTTCGCCGAGCATAAATTTATCAGCGTGAGTACGACAAGGATGATTAGGCAATAAAAGTGGATAGGTATAGCAGGGAAAAATTGATGGGCAATGAAACCAGCAGCAGTCAGATCTGCTGCCAGAGAAAACACCCAACTCAGCCAATATAGCCACCCAATGATATAGCTCCAGATAGGATTGGGCAGGAACATCAACGCATAATGCTGGAATGAGCCTGAATGGGGAAACGCGCAGGACAGCTCACCAAGACACATCATGGTTGCCAGCATAATCGCGCCAGCGAACAGATAAGCCAGTAATGTTCCCGCGGGCCCGACGCTATTGAGCGGTTCGGCAATACCGATAAATAAACCGGTGCCGATTGTCCCACCGAGAGAAATCATCAGCAAATGGCGTTTTTTGAGGTTTCGTCGTAACCCATTTTCAGGCTCGGCGGGCGGTAGCACTTGCAGGGTACTCATGGTCACTCCCTGTCCCGGATAACGTCATAGACGCCGCCACAGATAAATGACCGTGGCGGCAGTGGCTTATTGAATAAACCTCATGGCAACGCCCTTCGTCTGACAGGCCATCAGAAGCCCCGTGTAGTCAAGTTCAAAACGGACGACATCCCCCACTTTCAACGGCTGCTCGCATGCTTCAATATCTACCAACGTATGGTCGCTGGTTTGTCCAAGGATGGTGATATTGTCGTCGCAGGGCACACAATTATCGGAAGGTACGTCCTGACGACCAAACGCCAGCAAAGCCCGCTTGCGAACACCATGATCAACAAAGGTTTTGGTTTGCAGGAAAGCGTCTACGCCAAGTTCTCCTACGGGTATTGTCGGCTTACTGTTAAGCTCGATAATCTCCGCCTCAAGGACATACATATCAGAACACGCTTTTTCCACCGGTTTGGCAGAATGATGAAATTCGTTCAGATACTTCATCTCGACATATTCAATGCCAAACTCATGCAACCCCCCGATCCGTAAATGGTTCAATCCCTGAGGCCAAGTTCCTTTATCCAGTAAATGGTAGCTGGTGCAATTACCGGCAGAGAGTCGGCGCACTGGCACACCGCTGTCCTGCTCTACTCGCGCAGCCAGTGCCAGAAAATCTTCACCATTTTTTACCGTGGGCAGGACGGTACCATAGCAATTGAAGTTGGTACCCAGGCCATACAGCTCAAGATAAGGCAATTCATGAATAAGCCGGATAGTGCTGAGAATTTGTGAATACTCGGTGAACCAGATACCTTCGCGTAAATCCCCCATATCAACCATCAGCAATACCTGATGCGTTTTCCCCTGGCGTTGGGCTTCCTGTGATAAAGCGCGCAGGATAACGGCTTCACTGTTCAGACTGATATCGGCATAGCGGATAACGTCTTCAATTTCACTTAGGCAAGGACTGCGGAGTAAACAGGTAGTACAGCCGATTTCACGGATTTTTTTCAGATTGTAGGTCCTTGATTCTGCAATCACCTGAATGCCGCCATTAAATACGGCCTGCGCAGTTTCAACACATCCATCAAAAACTTTATTGACCGCCATGACCTCAATTCCACTGCTGGCTAAAAGCGCTTTTTCTGTTCGGGCATTTTCTTCCAGCTTGCGTAAATTAATTTCCAGGATGGGCATATACATTTTATTTTCCTCCTGCCATGCTCATTCGAGCATTACGTTTCTGCGCCCGATAGTAGATACTTTCGGCAACAATAACGGCCAACAATGCGCCACCAACGATCTTGCCTGCGTACTGGAAATATCCCCCCATATCAATTTGTGAAGGCGGGATAAACAGCAGAGCAACGGCAAAGGCAATAGAGATAAATCCAAGCGCTGGCAACACGGCAGGTAGGACTTTTCCGGGTATTTTAAAGCTTCTTGGCGTATCCGGTTGCGTCTGACGCAAGCGCCAGAATGCCGGGAACATCACCAGATAGGGAATGAAGTAGGTAATTGTAGTCAGTGCGGTCAACATCCAGTACGCCGCAGCAACGCTCGGTGATATAAAGGTTGAGAAGCACAGAACAGTGACAATAATTGCCTGCACGATCAGCGCAAATGCTGGCGTTTTCCAGACCGGGTGCAGCTGGGCGATTTTATCGCCTAACAGATTATCCTCACGTGAGGCTTCCTGAAGCATGTAGATAGGCCCCACCAGCCAGGAGTTAATCTGACCCAGAGCACCAAAAAACATACAAAATGCCATCACCGGAATCAGCCACGGCATGTGTAACGTATCCGCTGCGGCGTGCATCGCCTGCATTACGCCCGCAACAATGTCGGTATTCCCCGCAGGCAGCAGCGTGTTCAACGCCCAGGTTCCCACCATGTAAATACCCACAATAACAACAGCAGAAACTGCCATTGCTCGCGGGAAATCACGTTGCGGGTTACGCGTGCGTCCGGCAATCATCGGCGCAACTTCCAGACCAGCAAAAGCAAACATCATGCTCGAAAGAAAGACAATGGTATCCCAATGACTCAGGTCAGGAACCCAGTTTGCCGCCGTCGCGTAATCGGTTTGCATCGGATGTCCGGTGGCCAACCATACGATAGCCAAAATGATCAAAATCGCAGAAGGAATAAACACACCACACCAGGCGCTGACGCTGTTGATAATTTTGGTCCACTCCATGCCGCGTATATTCATTAATGTCAGCAACCAGAAAATAACCGCTGAACCAACACCAATAAACGCTTTATTCTCAGCCAGACCGTCACCAATCATGTAGCCCAGCGCTGTAAAACCAAATTGCAGCATCAGAGGAAAAAATAACACGCAGGAAAAGAGGAAGCACACCACGACTATCCACGCGATACGTTTACCAAACGCTTCTTTAATCCAGACAAATATCCCACCATCTTTCGGCCAACCGGTGGAGAGTTCACCACACACCATCGCCAGCGGAAAGAACAGACAGAATGCGGCAATAACCCACAACAGCATTGCTGAAGCGCCGTAGGGAGCGACATTCGGTATTTGTCGCAAACTCAGAATGGCAATGACATTCATAAAGACGATATCTTTGATGCCAAGCAAGCCAGAACTATTGTTACTCATGGCCATCTCCTGTTATTCATTCAGGGGCATCACTGCCCTCTTCGAATTACCTGACTCATGGACTCCGGGCAATGCCGAAGTCCAATAATGAGATTTAATAAATGTCGTACTTGACCATATCTTCGTAACTGTCTTCCCGACGGATTAAGCGATCTTTTCCCTCTTTGTCTATCATCACGACAGCAGAGCGCGGACGATTGTTGTAAACCGTCTGGCTTTCGATGGTGTAAGCGCCCGCATCCAGAAATGCGACGATATCGCCAATTTGCGTGTTCTTCGGCATCAGGAACTCCTCCCCCTTCACGCCCATATGAAAGTAATCACCGCCGTCACAAAGAGGCCCTGCGAGTTTGATCCACGCGTCATGCGAATCTGTCATTCTGGAAACGTTGTAGACATAGAAGAACCAGTCAAAATGCTGACTGTCTGAAAGCACACTGTATCCGGCATCAACAAACTTCCACTCAACGTGACATTCAACATTGCCGTTCAGGTCATAGTTGGTTTTACGTTTTTCACAGGCGACTTCTGTTAGCAGAACGGCGGCCGAACCGGTAACCTTACGCCCAGGCTCAATACAGATTTCCACATCCGTACGCCACTTATGGACTTCACGAATAACCGCATCAGCAAAATCCTGTGCCGTAATCCCGGCATACATATTGTCTTTAAGCGGATCGCCATTTTCCTCATCATATTTGTAGGGCACGGGAATGCCGCCACCTACGTTGATGAGGTCAAATTTAATCCCCAGAACCTCTTCCAGACGGCGAGATTCATCCACCAATACTTTGGTCGCTTTGGCAAAAGGTTCAGATTCCGGCACCTGATCGCCCACATGCATATGTAAACCGCGAAGATGGACATAAGGCATTTCCAGGATCCGCCGACAGGTTTCTTCCGCTTGTTCCAAATCCAATCCCGATTTTGCGTGAAATGCGGTCACCAGCTCTGCATGCGTCGCTGACGGAACGTTTGGTTCCACACGAACGCAAACATTGGCGACTTTTTTCAATTTGCGGGAAATAGCATCAATGTGATCCAGTTCATACAAGCTATCGACGTTGATCAGGTACAGATCGTTAGCAATGGCGTATTCCAGGTCGGCTGGTTTTTTCACTACACCATTAAAGACAATCTGGTCGCCACGAAAGCCGATTTCCAGACATTTACGCACTTCGTACTGTGAATTAGCCTCGGCACAAATTCCTGCATCACGAATCGCCTGAAGCACTCCCATCACTGAGCAGGTTTTGGAGGCAAAAAAGGTTTTGGTATTTTGGTGGGCTGCAAACGCCTGCTGGATTTCGTTGATATTACGAATAATCTCTGACTCAGAGAAAACATAGAACGGCGTCGGATACTTGCGTGCCAGAGCATCCAGATCCACGCCATCAAAACACAAGTGACCCTCTTTTTGTTGGAAACGGCGATCGTTTTCTATCA
The Citrobacter arsenatis DNA segment above includes these coding regions:
- a CDS encoding glycoside hydrolase family 127 protein: MMQSDVIEADLNRITITDPFLGEYQRLIRDVVIPYQWEALNDNLPEAEPSHALANYRIAAGLEQGDFYGMVFQDSDVTKWLEAVAWSLSQKPDAQLEKTADEVIELLAQAQCEDGYLNTWYTVKEPGLRWTNVAECHELYCAGHLFEAAVAFYHATGKRRLLDISCRFADHIDTVFGPNPDQLRGYPGHPEIELALMRLYEVTQEPRYQALARFFVEERGQQPYYYDIEFEKRGGTRHWVGWGDAWPGMIKDKSYTHAHKPLSEQHEAVGHAVRSVYLMTGLAHIARMTHDEEKRQTCLRIWDNMVQRRMYITGGIGSQGIGEAFTSDYDLPNDTAYGESCASIGLMMFARRMLEMEGDAHYADVMERAFYNTVLGGMALDGKHFFYVNPLETHPKSIPHNHIYDHIKPVRQRWFGCACCPPNIARTLVAIGHYIFTPRPDALFINFYAGSEAQFTVNEQTLALKIEGNYPWDEEVNIRFTHPQAVEHTLALRLPEWCEASKVLVNGEAAQDDIIKGYLHLHRQWQEGDVITLHLPMTIRRIYANPLVRHAAGKVAIQRGPLVYCLEEADNGSELHNLSLPKASAFREIPGVGVLKGKLLLQAEGLRVLTAQEDKPLYSFDNRQTAVEKQTLTFIPWFSWANRGEGEMRIWVDET
- a CDS encoding amino acid permease, with the protein product MSTLQVLPPAEPENGLRRNLKKRHLLMISLGGTIGTGLFIGIAEPLNSVGPAGTLLAYLFAGAIMLATMMCLGELSCAFPHSGSFQHYALMFLPNPIWSYIIGWLYWLSWVFSLAADLTAAGFIAHQFFPAIPIHFYCLIILVVLTLINLCSAKSFGECEYWLSALKVFAIVLFIVAGGVMIFSLSGDANWHPTLKSDGLWFPNGWEQILVCMTIVIYSFQGVELVGSAAGETESPHSVLPKVIQGIGLRIILFYGLAIAVLALVYPHGKVPDGNSPFVWVFSHVGIPGADVLMQLVIFSAAVSAANSAIYASSRMLWSMAGSRFAPARFGKLSGSGVPVNAILLTVLLALVSMLTRYIPAQQFYLYLIASTGQVGCLAWIVIGWCQFRFRQAVNRGVYPASLVSYRSLLFPWLAWFVIITNIAIIIGTWFSGQGGLIMLIELVLMGIIVVSWFYLKPTV
- a CDS encoding alanine/ornithine racemase family PLP-dependent enzyme; protein product: MYMPILEINLRKLEENARTEKALLASSGIEVMAVNKVFDGCVETAQAVFNGGIQVIAESRTYNLKKIREIGCTTCLLRSPCLSEIEDVIRYADISLNSEAVILRALSQEAQRQGKTHQVLLMVDMGDLREGIWFTEYSQILSTIRLIHELPYLELYGLGTNFNCYGTVLPTVKNGEDFLALAARVEQDSGVPVRRLSAGNCTSYHLLDKGTWPQGLNHLRIGGLHEFGIEYVEMKYLNEFHHSAKPVEKACSDMYVLEAEIIELNSKPTIPVGELGVDAFLQTKTFVDHGVRKRALLAFGRQDVPSDNCVPCDDNITILGQTSDHTLVDIEACEQPLKVGDVVRFELDYTGLLMACQTKGVAMRFIQ
- a CDS encoding APC family permease; its protein translation is MSNNSSGLLGIKDIVFMNVIAILSLRQIPNVAPYGASAMLLWVIAAFCLFFPLAMVCGELSTGWPKDGGIFVWIKEAFGKRIAWIVVVCFLFSCVLFFPLMLQFGFTALGYMIGDGLAENKAFIGVGSAVIFWLLTLMNIRGMEWTKIINSVSAWCGVFIPSAILIILAIVWLATGHPMQTDYATAANWVPDLSHWDTIVFLSSMMFAFAGLEVAPMIAGRTRNPQRDFPRAMAVSAVVIVGIYMVGTWALNTLLPAGNTDIVAGVMQAMHAAADTLHMPWLIPVMAFCMFFGALGQINSWLVGPIYMLQEASREDNLLGDKIAQLHPVWKTPAFALIVQAIIVTVLCFSTFISPSVAAAYWMLTALTTITYFIPYLVMFPAFWRLRQTQPDTPRSFKIPGKVLPAVLPALGFISIAFAVALLFIPPSQIDMGGYFQYAGKIVGGALLAVIVAESIYYRAQKRNARMSMAGGK
- a CDS encoding diaminopimelate decarboxylase family protein, which codes for MTDSIIQNYNQLREQVIENDRRFQQKEGHLCFDGVDLDALARKYPTPFYVFSESEIIRNINEIQQAFAAHQNTKTFFASKTCSVMGVLQAIRDAGICAEANSQYEVRKCLEIGFRGDQIVFNGVVKKPADLEYAIANDLYLINVDSLYELDHIDAISRKLKKVANVCVRVEPNVPSATHAELVTAFHAKSGLDLEQAEETCRRILEMPYVHLRGLHMHVGDQVPESEPFAKATKVLVDESRRLEEVLGIKFDLINVGGGIPVPYKYDEENGDPLKDNMYAGITAQDFADAVIREVHKWRTDVEICIEPGRKVTGSAAVLLTEVACEKRKTNYDLNGNVECHVEWKFVDAGYSVLSDSQHFDWFFYVYNVSRMTDSHDAWIKLAGPLCDGGDYFHMGVKGEEFLMPKNTQIGDIVAFLDAGAYTIESQTVYNNRPRSAVVMIDKEGKDRLIRREDSYEDMVKYDIY